A genomic segment from Saimiri boliviensis isolate mSaiBol1 chromosome 14, mSaiBol1.pri, whole genome shotgun sequence encodes:
- the ZNF281 gene encoding zinc finger protein 281, producing MKIGSGFLSGGGGPGSSGGSGSGGGGGRRAEMEPSFPQGMVMFNHRLPPVTSFTRPAGSAAPPPQCVLSSSTSAAPAAEPPPPPAPDMTFKKEPAASAAAFPSQRTSWGFLQSLVSIKQEKPADPEEQQSHHHHHHHHHYGGLFAGAEERSPGLGGSEGGSHGVIQDLSILHQHVQQQPAQHHRDVLLSSSSRTDDHHGNEEPKQDTNVKKAKRPKPESQGIKAKRKPSASSKPSLVGDGEGAILSPSQKPHICDHCSAAFRSSYHLRRHVLIHTGERPFQCSQCSMGFIQKYLLQRHEKIHSREKPFGCDQCSMKFIQKYHMERHKRTHSGEKPYKCDTCQQYFSRTDRLLKHRRTCGEVIVKGATGAEPGSSNHNNMGNLAALSQGNTSSSRRKTKSKSIAIEKEQKTGKTNESQISNNISMQSYSVEMPTVSSTGGIIGTGIDELQKRVPKLIFKKGSRKNTDKNYLNFVSPLPDIVGQKSLSGKPSGSLGIVSNSSVETIGLLQSTSGKQGQISSNYDDAMQFSKKRRYLPTASSNSAFSINVGHMVSQQSVIQSAGVSVLDSEAPLSLIDSSALNAEIKSCHDKSGIPDEVLQSILDQYSNKSESQKEDPFNITEPRVDLHTSGEHSELVQEENLSPGTQTPSNDKASMLQEYSKYLQQAFEKSTNASFTLGHGFQFVSLSSPLHNHTLFPEKQIYTTSPLECGFGPSVTSVLPSSLPKPPFGMLFGSQPGLYLSALDATHQQLTPSQELDDLIDSQKNLETSSAFQSSQKLTSQKEQKNLESSTGFQIPSQELASQIDPQKDIEPRTTYQIENFAQAFGSQFKSGSRVPMTFITNSNGEVDHRVRTSVSDFSGYTNMMSDVSEPCSTRVKTPTSQSYR from the coding sequence ATGAAAATCGGCAGTGGGTTCCTGAGCGGCGGCGGCGGTCCCGGCAGTAGCGGCGGTAGCGgctccggcggcggcggcggcaggagGGCGGAGATGGAGCCCTCCTTCCCCCAGGGTATGGTCATGTTCAACCACCGGCTCCCCCCGGTCACCAGCTTCACCCGGCCGGCGGGCTCGGCCGCCCCTCCCCCGCAGTGCGTGTTATCCTCCTCTACCTCCGCAGCCCCGGCCGCCGAGCCCCCCCCTCCGCCAGCCCCGGACATGACTTTCAAGAAGGAGCCGGCGGCGTCAGCCGCGGCCTTCCCCTCGCAGAGGACCTCCTGGGGATTCCTGCAGTCTTTGGTTAGCATCAAACAGGAGAAACCCGCGGATCCCGAGGAACAGCagtcccaccaccaccaccaccaccaccaccactatggGGGGCTGTTTGCCGGGGCTGAAGAGCGGTCTCCAGGCCTAGGAGGCAGTGAAGGGGGGAGTCACGGCGTCATCCAGGACCTCAGTATTCTCCACCAGCATGTCCAGCAGCAGCCAGCCCAGCACCACCGTGACGTATTACTCAGCAGCAGTAGCAGGACTGATGACCACCATGGCAATGAGGAGCCAAAGCAGGACACTAATGTCAAAAAGGCAAAAAGGCCAAAGCCAGAATCTCAGGGAATCAAAGCCAAGAGGAAGCCAAGTGCATCTTCCAAACCTTCTTTGGTTGGAGATGGAGAAGGTGCCATCCTCTCCCCCAGTCAGAAACCTCATATCTGTGATCACTGTAGTGCTGCTTTTCGAAGCTCCTATCACCTGCGGAGACATGTCCTCATTCATACAGGAGAAAGACCTTTCCAGTGCAGCCAGTGTAGCATGGGTTTCATTCAGAAATACCTGCTGCAGAGACATGAGAAAATTCACAGTCGAGAGAAGCCATTTGGATGTGATCAGTGCAGCATGAAGTTTATTCAGAAGTACCATATGGAGAGACACAAGAGGACACATAGTGGAGAAAAGCCATATAAGTGTGACACTTGCCAACAGTATTTTTCAAGGACTGATAGATTGTTGAAGCACAGGCGCACATGTGGTGAAGTCATAGTTAAAGGAGCCACTGGGGCAGAACCGGGGTCATCAAACCATAACAATATGGGTAATCTGGCTGCGTTGTCTCAGGGAAATACAAGTTCttcaaggagaaaaacaaagtcaaaaagcATAGCTATTGAAAAGGAACAGAAGACCGGTAAAACAAATGAGTCACAGATTTCAAATAATATCAGCATGCAGAGTTACTCTGTAGAAATGCCTACTGTGTCTTCCACTGGAGGCATAATTGGCACTGGAATAGATGAACTGCAGAAAAGGGTGCCAAAATTGATCTTTaagaaaggaagcagaaagaatACAGATAAAAACTACCTGAATTTTGTGTCACCGTTACCAGACATAGTTGGACAGAAATCCTTGTCTGGAAAACCCAGTGGCTCACTTGGCATAGTATCGAATAGTAGTGTGGAGACCATTGGTCTTCTCCAAAGTACGAGTGGCAAACAAGGTCAAATAAGTAGTAATTATGATGATGCCATgcagttttcaaagaaaagaagatatttaccAACTGCCAGCAGCAACAGTGCCTTTTCTATAAACGTAGGACACATGGTCTCCCAACAGTCTGTCATTCAGTCTGCAGGTGTCAGTGTTTTGGACAGCGAGGCACCGTTGTCACTCATTGACTCCTCAGCTCTAAATGCTGAAATTAAGTCTTGTCATGACAAGTCTGGAATTCCTGATGAGGTTTTACAGAGTATTTTGGATCAGTATTCCAACAAATCAGAGAGCCAGAAAGAGGATCCTTTCAATATTACAGAACCACGAGTGGATTTACACACCTCAGGAGAACACTCAGAATTGGTTCAAGAAGAAAATTTGAGCCCAGGCACCCAAACACCTTCAAATGATAAAGCAAGCATGTTGCAAGAATACTCCAAATACCTCCAACAGGCTTTTGAAAAATCCACTAATGCAAGTTTTACTCTTGGACACGGTTTCCAATTTGTCAGTTTGTCTTCACCTCTCCACAACCACACTttgtttccagaaaaacaaatatacactACATCTCCTTTGGAGTGTGGTTTCGGCCCATCTGTTACCTCAGTCTTGCCATCCTCATTGCCAAAGCCTCCTTTTGGGATGTTGTTTGGCTCTCAGCCAGGTCTTTATTTGTCTGCTTTGGATGCTACACATCAGCAGTTGACACCTTCCCAGGAGCTGGATGATCTGATAGATTCTCAGAAGAACTTAGAGACTTCATCAGCCTTCCAGTCATCTCAGAAATTGACTAGCCAGAAGGAACAGAAAAACTTAGAGTCCTCAACAGGCTTTCAGATTCCATCTCAGGAGTTAGCTAGCCAGATAGATCCTCAGAAAGACATAGAGCCTAGAACAACGTACCAGATTGAGAACTTTGCACAAGCTTTTGGTTCTCAGTTTAAGTCGGGCAGCAGGGTGCCAATGACCTTTATCACTAACTCTAATGGAGAAGTGGACCATAGAGTAAGGACTTCAGTGTCAGATTTCTCAGG